From the genome of Biomphalaria glabrata chromosome 1, xgBioGlab47.1, whole genome shotgun sequence, one region includes:
- the LOC129926761 gene encoding FMRFamide receptor-like, with protein sequence MTNFSNADNILNQTETLESSGISDYVYFMVLLVTNGIIANILSLLGITGSILNIIILSHHKMQDTTNVVLLAISVCDLMYSLTQISFNLTYTSFLLSLYIYQWVITLHAICLDYVNYLSFILSIHLVTLVSIERMVAICFPFHVSRIFTVHRIQRVIISLLLFNIIFMSPWFVTYNIDYINYNDITLPALEFSAVYLHNYVILYNYTAVILFLLIAVFPFCIILLCTCLTLFNISLSSKRKSMMSTLEAIAKRQKEMKSVKMVLVICVFVLFLVVIPWGLQQIFLILISIPIKLSNIIVWIVNILVQINSSFNFVIYVTGSPKFKKTFIQLLFKQKGTKH encoded by the coding sequence ATGACTAACTTCAGTAATGCTGACAACATTTTAAATCAGACTGAAACATTAGAGAGTTCCGGTATTAgtgattatgtttattttatggtACTTTTGGTCACCAATGGTATTATAGCCAACATTCTTTCTTTATTAGGAATCACGGGAAGTATACTTAACATAATAATTTTGTCTCATCATAAAATGCAGGATACAACCAATGTGGTGTTGTTGGCCATTTCTGTTTGTGATCTAATGTATTCACTGACACAGATATCTTTTAATTTGACTTATACGTCGTTTTTACTAAGCCTATACATTTATCAGTGGGTAATAACTCTACACGCCATCTGTTTGGACTATGTCAATTATCTTTCATTTATTCTCAGTATCCATTTAGTGACTTTAGTTTCTATTGAACGAATGGTGGCCATTTGTTTTCCATTTCATGTTTCAAGAATTTTTACAGTCCATCGTATCCAACGTGTTATTATTTCTCTCTTGCTGTTCAACATTATATTTATGTCCCCTTGGTTTGTAACTTACAATATAGATTACATAAACTACAATGACATAACACTGCCAGCTCTGGAGTTCAGTGCAGTGTATTTACATAACTATGTTATCCTCTATAACTATACAGCTGTCATCTTATTTTTGCTAATAGCGGTTTTCCCTTTTTGTATTATACTTCTATGTACGTGTCTAACTCTGTTCAATATTTCATTGTCATCGAAAAGGAAATCAATGATGTCTACATTAGAAGCGATTGCCAAACgtcaaaaagaaatgaaatctgtTAAAATGGTTTTAGttatttgtgtatttgttttgtttcttgttgTGATTCCTTGGGGCCTTCAACAAATTTTTCTCATACTAATATCGATACCCATAAAACTGTCTAATATAATTGTCTGGATAGTCAACATTCTGGTTCAAATAAACTCTTCATTTAATTTTGTCATCTATGTTACAGGAAGTccgaagtttaaaaaaacatttatacaacttttgtttaaacaaaaaggGACAAAACATTGA